The following are from one region of the Synechococcus sp. CBW1108 genome:
- a CDS encoding prepilin-type N-terminal cleavage/methylation domain-containing protein has translation MATTILRARLRHRLIQQLPFRPRSLSSGIDQGFTLIELLVVVIIVAVLAAIALPSFLNQADKAKSASAKALASAGGKECQVYMLSPSDYGGVFPNQTASGDTSKITFSNTCSNAGTGGVATATVVGGVHNGLTATATVAADGKLTLGGTLP, from the coding sequence ATGGCAACCACCATCCTCAGAGCCAGGCTCCGGCACCGGTTGATTCAGCAACTACCGTTCCGACCTAGGAGCTTAAGTTCGGGCATCGATCAAGGCTTCACCCTGATCGAGCTCCTAGTTGTGGTAATTATTGTTGCTGTCTTGGCGGCTATTGCACTACCCTCATTCCTGAACCAAGCCGACAAAGCTAAATCAGCTAGCGCAAAGGCCCTTGCCAGCGCTGGTGGCAAAGAGTGCCAAGTATATATGTTAAGCCCTTCAGACTACGGCGGCGTATTTCCAAATCAAACCGCATCAGGTGACACCTCCAAAATCACATTCTCCAACACTTGTTCCAATGCCGGCACAGGTGGCGTTGCCACAGCCACAGTCGTAGGCGGAGTGCACAATGGCTTAACCGCCACAGCCACAGTTGCAGCAGACGGAAAATTAACGCTTGGAGGCACTTTGCCCTAG
- a CDS encoding ABC transporter permease yields the protein MARWGLVIVVVYALVAVLTPLLVHLGWVPEPNSGLQNPIYAAPSLGHWCGTDRLGRDVCVRTLAGSGVALQVVLLALVIALVVGVPLGMVSGYLGGWVDRLLVLLMDTLYTLPVLLLSVVMAFLLGRGLPNAAAALCVVYIPQYFRVVRNQSAQVKAELYVEAAQSLGAGPLWILRRYLLRNVITSVPVLLTLNAADAVLVLGGLGFLGLGLPETIPEWGGDLQQALTALPTGIWWTALYPGVALFVLVLGLSFLGEGLESWLSGGNAQRSGS from the coding sequence ATGGCCCGCTGGGGTCTGGTGATTGTGGTGGTCTACGCCCTGGTGGCAGTGCTCACGCCCCTGTTGGTGCATCTGGGCTGGGTGCCCGAACCCAATTCCGGCCTGCAGAACCCCATCTACGCCGCCCCCTCCCTGGGCCATTGGTGTGGCACCGATCGGCTCGGCCGGGATGTATGCGTGCGCACCCTCGCCGGTAGTGGCGTGGCTCTGCAGGTGGTTTTGCTGGCCCTGGTGATCGCCCTGGTGGTCGGCGTTCCCCTCGGCATGGTGAGCGGCTACCTCGGCGGCTGGGTAGATCGGCTGCTGGTGCTGCTGATGGACACCCTCTACACCCTGCCGGTGTTACTGCTTTCCGTGGTGATGGCCTTTCTGCTCGGCCGCGGCCTGCCCAATGCCGCCGCTGCCCTCTGCGTGGTCTACATCCCCCAGTATTTCCGCGTCGTGCGCAATCAGAGCGCCCAGGTGAAGGCCGAGCTCTATGTAGAGGCGGCCCAGTCGCTCGGGGCCGGGCCCCTGTGGATCCTCCGCCGCTACCTGCTGCGCAATGTGATCACCTCGGTGCCGGTGCTGCTCACCCTCAACGCCGCCGATGCGGTGCTGGTGCTAGGCGGCCTCGGTTTCCTCGGCCTTGGCCTGCCGGAAACCATCCCCGAGTGGGGCGGCGACCTCCAGCAGGCCCTCACCGCCCTCCCCACCGGCATCTGGTGGACCGCCCTCTACCCCGGCGTGGCTTTATTTGTGCTGGTGCTGGGCCTGTCGTTTCTGGGGGAGGGGCTCGAGAGCTGGCTCAGTGGGGGCAATGCCCAGCGCTCTGGCAGCTGA
- a CDS encoding ATP-binding protein has translation MASVRRFLQPPPGSFFLFGPRGTGKSTWLQQEFPEALRVDLLAPEVLRTYQAKPERLAERIAAAGARAHTVVIDEVQKAPQLLDVVHGLVEQRRDLRFVLTGSSARKLRHGAANLLGGRLLALPMGPFMAAELGQEFDLTRAQAIGLVPLVWQAVDPQATLAAYASLYLQEEVQAEALVRQIGDFARFLEVISFSQGSLLNLANLAREAEIPRKRAESYLGILEDLLISFRLPVFQRRAQRQLVQHQKFFYFDAGVFRSLRPCGPLDAPEEIDGIALESLVAQHLRALCQLRPGGAQLSFWRTRSGLEVDFIVYGPNLFLAIEVKRSRRIDRSDLKALRAFGEDYPEAERLLLSFCPEPLLIDGIRCEPLETWLRQLRP, from the coding sequence ATGGCGTCAGTCAGACGATTTTTGCAGCCGCCGCCCGGCAGCTTCTTCCTGTTCGGCCCTCGCGGCACCGGCAAATCCACCTGGCTGCAGCAGGAGTTTCCCGAGGCCCTGCGGGTGGATCTGCTGGCACCGGAGGTGCTGCGCACCTATCAAGCCAAACCAGAGCGACTGGCCGAGCGGATCGCCGCCGCTGGGGCTCGGGCCCACACGGTGGTCATCGACGAAGTGCAGAAAGCGCCCCAGTTGCTCGATGTGGTGCATGGCCTGGTGGAACAACGGCGTGACCTGCGCTTTGTGCTCACCGGTTCGAGTGCCCGCAAGCTGCGCCACGGGGCCGCCAATCTGCTGGGAGGGCGGTTGCTGGCGCTCCCTATGGGGCCGTTCATGGCTGCCGAGCTCGGCCAGGAGTTTGATCTGACGCGGGCCCAGGCCATCGGGCTGGTGCCCCTGGTGTGGCAGGCCGTGGATCCCCAGGCCACTCTGGCGGCCTATGCCTCGCTGTATCTGCAGGAAGAGGTGCAGGCAGAAGCCCTGGTGCGTCAGATCGGCGATTTCGCGAGGTTCCTGGAGGTGATCAGCTTTTCGCAGGGCTCATTACTAAACCTGGCCAACCTGGCCCGAGAAGCCGAGATTCCCCGCAAACGGGCAGAAAGCTATCTGGGAATTCTCGAGGATCTGTTGATCAGCTTCCGGCTGCCGGTGTTTCAACGGCGGGCCCAGCGGCAGCTGGTGCAGCACCAGAAGTTTTTTTACTTCGATGCCGGCGTGTTTCGCTCCCTCAGGCCCTGCGGGCCGCTGGATGCGCCGGAAGAGATTGATGGCATAGCCCTCGAATCCCTGGTGGCGCAACATCTGCGGGCGCTCTGCCAGCTGCGGCCCGGGGGCGCCCAGCTCAGCTTCTGGCGCACCCGATCCGGATTGGAGGTGGATTTCATCGTCTATGGCCCCAATCTGTTTCTGGCCATTGAGGTGAAACGCAGCCGTCGCATCGACCGCAGCGACCTCAAGGCGCTGCGGGCCTTCGGCGAGGACTACCCGGAAGCCGAACGCCTGCTGCTCTCCTTTTGCCCAGAGCCGCTGCTGATCGATGGAATCCGATGTGAACCGCTCGAAACCTGGCTGCGGCAACTGCGCCCCTGA
- the trmH gene encoding tRNA (guanosine(18)-2'-O)-methyltransferase TrmH — MPLLPRRFERLKAVLNRRMGDLTVVLEQVDKPHNLSAILRSCDAVGVLEAHVVSLAGRTPTLNGTAKGSEKWVPLHRHCDADCGTLLGALKAKGFRLYGTHLSAEAVDYRSCDFTGPCAFVLGAEKWGLSAAAAALVDQPIVIPMQGMVQSLNVSVACATLLFEALRQRQAAGLLPSHGEGLPAERYDHLLFEWAYPEVAAWCQREGRPYPALDGEGAISENLPRSLKMRY; from the coding sequence ATGCCCCTGCTGCCCCGCCGCTTCGAGCGGCTCAAGGCCGTGCTCAATCGGCGCATGGGCGATCTCACCGTGGTGCTCGAGCAGGTGGATAAGCCCCATAACCTCTCGGCGATCCTGCGCAGCTGCGATGCGGTGGGGGTGCTGGAGGCCCATGTGGTGAGCCTGGCGGGCCGAACCCCCACGCTCAATGGCACGGCCAAGGGCAGCGAGAAGTGGGTGCCCCTGCATCGCCACTGCGACGCCGACTGCGGGACGCTGCTGGGCGCCCTCAAGGCCAAAGGCTTTCGGCTCTATGGCACCCACCTTTCGGCCGAGGCGGTGGACTACCGCAGCTGCGACTTCACCGGCCCCTGCGCCTTTGTGCTGGGGGCGGAAAAGTGGGGCCTGAGCGCCGCAGCGGCGGCCCTGGTGGACCAGCCGATCGTGATCCCGATGCAGGGCATGGTGCAGTCGCTGAATGTGAGCGTGGCCTGCGCCACCTTGTTGTTTGAAGCGTTGCGCCAACGCCAGGCGGCCGGGCTACTGCCCAGCCACGGTGAGGGGTTGCCAGCGGAGCGCTACGACCACCTGCTGTTTGAGTGGGCCTACCCGGAGGTGGCCGCCTGGTGCCAAAGGGAGGGGCGGCCCTACCCGGCCCTCGATGGCGAGGGGGCCATCAGCGAAAACCTGCCCCGCAGCCTGAAGATGCGCTACTGA